One segment of Prionailurus bengalensis isolate Pbe53 chromosome X, Fcat_Pben_1.1_paternal_pri, whole genome shotgun sequence DNA contains the following:
- the TCEAL4 gene encoding transcription elongation factor A protein-like 4, which produces MEKLCNENEGMSENQGEMECKEQPQDVGKPEVACTLEDKEKLENERKTEDEEILKDKEKPESMTKPTDGKPDSEGKPESEGQPVSEEKPVSEGKPKEGKPVSEGKPKEEKSESEEKPKEEKPASEPRAAGKRPAGDDVPRKAKRKTNKGLAQCLKEYKEAIHDMHLSNEEMIREFDEMARVEDEVKKTRQKLGGFMWMQKSLQDPFHPRGPRELRGGCRAPQRGFEDIPFV; this is translated from the coding sequence ATGGAAAAACTCTgcaatgaaaatgaaggaatgtCTGAGAACCAAGGAGAGATGGAATGTAAAGAACAGCCACAGGATGTGGGAAAGCCAGAAGTAGCTTGTACTTTGGAAGACAAGGAAAAGTTAGAAAacgagagaaagacagaagatgAGGAAATACTAAAGGATAAGGAAAAGCCAGAGAGTATGACAAAGCCAACAGATGGAAAGCCAGACAGTGAGGGAAAGCCAGAGAGCGAGGGACAGCCAGTGAGCGAGGAAAAACCAGTGAGCGAGGGAAAgccaaaagaaggaaaaccagTGAGCGAGGGaaagccaaaagaagaaaaatcagagagtgaggaaaagccaaaagaagaaaaaccagccAGTGAACCAAGGGCTGCAGGAAAGCGCCCAGCTGGGGACGATGTACCCAGGAAGgccaaaagaaaaaccaacaaggGGCTGGCTCAGTGCCTCAAGGAATATAAGGAGGCCATACATGATATGCATTTGAGCAATGAGGAGATGATAAGAGAATTTGATGAGATGGCCAGGGTGGAGGATGAGGTGAAGAAAACCAGGCAGAAGTTGGGGGGGTTTATGTGGATGCAAAAAAGCTTACAGGATCCCTTCCACCCGAGGGGCCCAAGGGAACTCAGGGGTGGCTGCAGGGCCCCACAAAGGGGCTTTGAAGACATTCCTTTTGTGTAG